The DNA region GAAACTCTGGTTGAAAAGGTCGCCAAATATTACACTCCGATAATGATGGTTGCAGCGATAATCGTAGCTTTCCTTCCACCTCTGTTATTCGGTCTGGATTTATACGACTGGGTTTACAAGGCACTTTCACTTCTGGTAATATCATGTCCTTGCGCATTTCTGATTTCAACGCCTGTGGGAATGGTTTCAGCCATTACATCAGCTACAAGAAACGGTGTTATCATCAAGGGAAGTACATATGTTGAAGAGATGAAAAACATCAAGGCCGTAATCTTTGACAAGACAGGTACATTGACTGAAGGTAAACTTCATTTAAGCGAAGTGGAAGTCTTTGACGAATCATACTCCAAAGAGGACATCGTAAAGATAGCAGCTTCTCTTGAACATGAATCTTCACACCCTATCGCTCAGGCAATTGTAAATTATGCAGGTGAAAACGAAATAGCTTTAGAAACAATCAGCAACTTCAAAAACGTTCCTGGAAAAGGTATTATTGCAGACATTAACGGCGAAGAATTCTATGCAGCAAACGAGCCGCTGATTGAAGAATCAAGCTTTGACGTATCAAAGGATAAAATCAATGAGATTGCTGAAGGCAAGACCCTGGTATTTGTTGGAAATTCAGAGAAGGTTTTGGCCATTATCACGGTTTCCGATACGATAAGGGAAAACGCTTCAGAAGTCATTGCCGATTTAAACAGTCAGGGCATACAAACAGTTATGCTTACAGGTGACAATAAGCTTGCAGCCAAGGCGGTTGCGGATGAAATCGGAATCGGCTATGTCTATTCCAACTTAATGCCTGAAGACAAATTAAATATTCTGGATACAATCAGAAACAAATTCGGTGAAGTGGCCATGATTGGAGATGGAATTAACGATGCTCCTGCACTTGCAAGGGCAAATATCGGTATTGCAATGGGTGCTGCAGGTTCCGACGTGGCAATTGAAACGGCTGACGTTGCATTGATGCAGGACGATATTTCAAAACTGCCTTATCTCTTCTCATTAAGCCGCAAGACAATGACAATCATTAAGCAGAACATTACGGTGGCCATTGCCATCAAGCTGCTCTGTGTAGTGCTGGCAGTTCTTGGAATCATTACGTTAATGATGTCTGTCGGTTTCGGAGATTTAGGATTGACCCTGCTGGTTATCCTCAACTCATTTAGAATTGGAATGGTGAAAGATCCACTATTCTAATTTCATTTCTTTTTTTGATAGGATACTTTTATATTTTAAAAAATTTTAATAGTTACTTATGTTGGGTAATGACAGTTTAAACAGTGTAGACATAATGCTTGGAAATCCTAAACAGGCATTGCTTAAGATGTCTATACCTCTCATTATCTCATTGCTTATTTCAAGTCTCTACAATCTCATTGACGCCGCCTGGGTGTCAGGCCTCGGTGCAGATGCCCTTGCAGGTGTTGGTTTTTTCACTCCGATTTTCATGATTCTCGTCGGCTTTGGAAACGGCTTGGGTGCGGGCTCAGCGTTCGCAATTTCCAAATATGTCGGTGAGGAAAACAAGCCAAAGGCAGACAATGCTTCAATCCATTCGATATTCATTAATGTCATTTTATCAGTCATTATAACAATAATTTTATTACTTTTTCTTGAAACAATATTGGATGCCATGGGCGCAGGCCAAACCATTAATTACGCAACAGATTATGGTGTAATAATGCTTGCGGGTTCCATATTGGTTATCATGTCAAACGCTTTGTATGGAATCTACAGGGGAGAAGGTGATACCCAACGTCCAATGTATGCAATGGCAGCTTCAGCAATCCTCAACATGATTCTGGACCCGATTTTCATTTATTCGTTAAATATGGGAGTAAAAGGGGCGGCAATCGCAACGTTAATATCTTCTCTTTTCGTTATCCTGATATTAATTTACTGGCTTTATATCAAAAAAGACACTTATCTAAAGCCTGTTCTATCCAATTTCGCCTTTAAAAGGGATATTTCTTTTGATATCATAAAGGTGGGAATTCCCGCAAGCCTGCAGCTTTTAAACAACGCATTCTTTGCAGCGGTCTTTTCAGCGCTTCTTGCATTTGTAAGTTCAACGGATTCTGTGGCTGTATATTCGACAGGCTGGAGAATAGTCACCATAGGAACAACGCCGATGCTGGCTATTGGAACGGCATTAATAAGCATCATTGCAGCCAATTATGGGGCAAAAAACTACGAAAACATTAAAATTGCCCACAGGTATGCCATGAAGATTTCAATGGTTTTCGCCTTTTTGGTAGCTATACTGACCAATGTCTTTGCAGGGGACATTGCATCGCTTTTCACTTCTACTGGAAGCAGCGCAAGGATAGCTGGAGAACTGACAAGCTTTTTACAGTGGATTGTAATCTATTATCCGACGATGGCGGTCGGTGTGGCTTCAACTTACGTTTTCCAGGGAATCGGACGTGGAGTAACCGCAATGTTTCAGACAATCATGAGGGAAACGGGCTTCACGATATTCTTTGCGGTTCTTTTGGCGGTGGTATTTGATTTCGGTGTTTGGGGAGCCTGGATGGGAATCGTTTTGGGTGAGGTCGTATCAAACAACATTACTATGGTGTGGGCTGATTTAACTATAAAAAAATTGATTAATATTAATGATGATTAGGCACCATTAATATCTTTCAGATAGATTTTGTCGTCACATATCGTATTTATCAAATCCATATCGTGGCTGACAAGCAGGAATCCCATATTTCTTTCCTTAACTATTTTTAAAACGGAATCCAGAATCTGAACCTGGGTGATTGCATCCAGCATAGTGGTCATTTCGTCAGCTATTATGAATTTGGTTTTCGGATTCAGTGATCTCAATACGGAAAACCTTTGAAGCTCTCCTCCGGACAGTTCCTGAGGGAACCTTGTAAGCCAGCTCTTTTGAATTCCGAACTCGGAGAGTATGTCGTCAGGAACTTCCCATGATTCTTCAAGCACCTGCTTCATTTTCCATTTCGGATTCATTACCTTTTCAGGGTGCTGATATATCAGCTGAACAGGTTTGAATCCTTTTTTGGGAAGTGGTTGACCGTCCAACGTTACGCTGCCTTCATATTTGTCAACATATCCTGATAGGATTTTGCATAACGTTGATTTTCCGCTTCCACTGTCTCCAATCAAACCTATGATTTTTTTGTTGTCCAACTCAAGGTTAACGTCTTTTAACTGGTATTTTTTAGCGGAGGGATATTTAAATGAAATATTTGTTGCCTTAAGTTCCATCTTATTCACCTTCCTCGTATTTGAAACATCTGATTTTCTTATCTCCCATGTCACGCAATTGCGGCCTTTCGTTTTTGCATCTTTCAAAGCGCATTTCGCATCTGCTGTAGTAAGGACATCCTTCCTGTATTTCTCCGTGCAGTGGCTGATGGCCTTTTACAAGTTCGAATCCGTTTGCAGGCAGTGCCTTGTACAGCGATTTGGTGTACGGGTGAAGAAGGTTTTCACCGTCTCCTGAGAAGTCTTCTGCTTTGGCAATTTCTATAACGTAACCTGAATAGAAGATTCCGATTCTGTCTGCAACCTCAAGAGCTGCATGAATATCGTGAGTAATCAGAAGGACTCCGACACCGTCCTCTTTCATGTGTCTGAAATGATTCAAGGTTTCTTCTACGGTTTTTTCATCAAGACCTGGCGTAGGCTCGTCTGCAACGACCAGTTTAGGGTCGGATAACAGTGCGGTTGAAACCAGAACTCTTCTGGCCATTCCTCCGGACAGCTGGAAAGGATACATTTCATCCACGTCAGGGCCAAGGTTATAATGCTCGAAGATTTCCCTTTGTTTGATTTTCTTTTCCGCTTTTTCTTCCTTGCTGTCGATATGTCCGATAGCCTGGTCGGAGATTTTCATTAAAGGATCTAAGAAGTTAACGGATTGTGGAATTAATGCTATTTCTTTTCCTCTAAGTTCTTCCTTGTCTTCCTGTGATAATTCTTTTCCTTTATAGCTGATTTTTCCGTTCAGGTTTGCATTTTCGGGAAGTATTCCGAATATTGCGTGTGCAAGCAGACTTTTCCCGGAACCGCTTGAACCCAAAACCGCTAAGATTTCTCCTTCGGAAACATCTAAAGTCAAATCTGTTATTACTTTTAGTTCTCTTTGATTTAATCCCTGGGTGTATTGTATAAAAGAAATAGAAACGTTTTCTACGTCCAATACCTTTTCCATTTAATCACCTTTTTTAGTGTTATGTGTTTCAAATAATAACTTTTATATACTAATTTGAACCTTATCAATATTAAAGTTATTTAAAAATAACTGAAAAGTATTACCGATAACATAAATTCTGTAGAAAAAGTAATACATTAATGTGGTGTAACGATGTATGTGATTATCAGGGAGCTAAGCAACGATTCGGAATTAATCAGCAATGTTCAGGATTTTCTCTTTAAGCAGATTAAAATCGAATTCGGCTATGACTATGTTCCCCAATGGCATCAGGACATCGTTAAAATGAATGAATATTACATTAACCCTGAAAAAAATAACTTTTTTGTAGCTTTCAATGGCAAAACCAATGAAATCATAGCAACCATCGGCATAAGGGCATATGACAAGGATTTTGAGGAGTTCAGGCATCTCTATTCTGAGGAAAAGACATCAAGCATCTGGAGACTTTTTGTTGATAAAAGATACAGGCGCTGCGGTCTTGCTTCAAAGATGTTCAGCGTAGCCGAAAGATTTGCAAATCAATGCGGTTATGAGGAAATCTACCTGCATACTCATAGAAATTTAAATGGTGCTCTTGAATTCTGGACAAAAATGGGCTTTGTCATTACTCTTGATACGAATGATGATCTTGAAACCGTCCACATGGACAAAAAGATTCAGGGTATTGAGCTTACTTCCCCTCAGTCTGTCTTTAATTATGCCGTTGAACTTTAGTGCCTGATGTATTTTTGAGTGTGCGGACAGGCGAATATGCATTTCCCGCATACGGTATCTGCTTTTCCCAAATTTTCATATGAGACTTCCAGAGCGTATTTCTCACATTTCTTGTCATCGTAAAAGTCGTT from Methanobrevibacter millerae includes:
- a CDS encoding MATE family efflux transporter, which produces MLGNDSLNSVDIMLGNPKQALLKMSIPLIISLLISSLYNLIDAAWVSGLGADALAGVGFFTPIFMILVGFGNGLGAGSAFAISKYVGEENKPKADNASIHSIFINVILSVIITIILLLFLETILDAMGAGQTINYATDYGVIMLAGSILVIMSNALYGIYRGEGDTQRPMYAMAASAILNMILDPIFIYSLNMGVKGAAIATLISSLFVILILIYWLYIKKDTYLKPVLSNFAFKRDISFDIIKVGIPASLQLLNNAFFAAVFSALLAFVSSTDSVAVYSTGWRIVTIGTTPMLAIGTALISIIAANYGAKNYENIKIAHRYAMKISMVFAFLVAILTNVFAGDIASLFTSTGSSARIAGELTSFLQWIVIYYPTMAVGVASTYVFQGIGRGVTAMFQTIMRETGFTIFFAVLLAVVFDFGVWGAWMGIVLGEVVSNNITMVWADLTIKKLININDD
- a CDS encoding ABC transporter ATP-binding protein yields the protein MELKATNISFKYPSAKKYQLKDVNLELDNKKIIGLIGDSGSGKSTLCKILSGYVDKYEGSVTLDGQPLPKKGFKPVQLIYQHPEKVMNPKWKMKQVLEESWEVPDDILSEFGIQKSWLTRFPQELSGGELQRFSVLRSLNPKTKFIIADEMTTMLDAITQVQILDSVLKIVKERNMGFLLVSHDMDLINTICDDKIYLKDINGA
- a CDS encoding oligopeptide/dipeptide ABC transporter ATP-binding protein, with translation MEKVLDVENVSISFIQYTQGLNQRELKVITDLTLDVSEGEILAVLGSSGSGKSLLAHAIFGILPENANLNGKISYKGKELSQEDKEELRGKEIALIPQSVNFLDPLMKISDQAIGHIDSKEEKAEKKIKQREIFEHYNLGPDVDEMYPFQLSGGMARRVLVSTALLSDPKLVVADEPTPGLDEKTVEETLNHFRHMKEDGVGVLLITHDIHAALEVADRIGIFYSGYVIEIAKAEDFSGDGENLLHPYTKSLYKALPANGFELVKGHQPLHGEIQEGCPYYSRCEMRFERCKNERPQLRDMGDKKIRCFKYEEGE
- a CDS encoding GNAT family N-acetyltransferase; amino-acid sequence: MYVIIRELSNDSELISNVQDFLFKQIKIEFGYDYVPQWHQDIVKMNEYYINPEKNNFFVAFNGKTNEIIATIGIRAYDKDFEEFRHLYSEEKTSSIWRLFVDKRYRRCGLASKMFSVAERFANQCGYEEIYLHTHRNLNGALEFWTKMGFVITLDTNDDLETVHMDKKIQGIELTSPQSVFNYAVEL